From Acidobacteriota bacterium, one genomic window encodes:
- a CDS encoding M48 family metalloprotease, with the protein MYFLLGISLTLAFLLIVNMGAAVLASAIWSLFSGLIKGVSASTRAHIIFGLRVGPIAGALVFVLAFVVPAYLLHEPENSGEVVSGKLALMAIASAIAFILAALRVLRTWHVTRQVASSWQDGALRIEIDGIDVPVFKIVHPFPVMAVIGILRPRMFVATQVLETLEPNELNAALAHEKAHLRSHDNLKRTILQICRDLVIVPFGKNLDRAWAENVESAADECAAYSKPHVALDLASALVKLARIAPHRRTRITFAGSYLFDAHCVDVTERVHRLVKFADESGKPMKKRLFSTSWLWPAALTGLLLLHLADQRLLLTTHEAIEHFVWMIQ; encoded by the coding sequence GTGTACTTCCTGCTCGGCATCTCTCTCACGCTTGCGTTCCTGTTAATAGTTAACATGGGGGCGGCGGTTCTTGCCTCTGCGATCTGGAGCCTATTTTCCGGCCTGATAAAAGGCGTTTCTGCCAGTACCCGTGCACATATTATTTTCGGATTACGAGTCGGGCCCATAGCGGGAGCGCTTGTCTTTGTTCTCGCATTCGTAGTTCCGGCCTACCTTCTTCATGAGCCTGAGAATTCCGGAGAGGTCGTTAGTGGGAAACTGGCATTAATGGCGATCGCATCCGCTATAGCCTTCATTCTTGCTGCTCTTCGTGTTCTCCGGACATGGCATGTAACCAGACAAGTTGCCTCAAGCTGGCAGGATGGTGCATTGCGAATCGAGATCGACGGTATCGATGTTCCGGTATTCAAGATAGTCCATCCGTTTCCGGTCATGGCAGTCATTGGTATTTTGCGGCCTCGCATGTTTGTTGCCACACAGGTTTTGGAAACGTTAGAGCCCAACGAGCTAAACGCGGCCCTCGCTCATGAAAAAGCGCACTTGAGATCACATGACAACCTTAAGCGTACGATCTTGCAGATCTGCAGGGATCTCGTAATTGTTCCGTTTGGAAAGAACCTTGATCGTGCCTGGGCAGAAAATGTGGAATCGGCCGCGGATGAATGCGCCGCGTACAGCAAACCACACGTTGCCCTTGACCTTGCATCGGCTTTGGTTAAGCTTGCAAGAATTGCACCGCACCGGCGTACTCGAATTACTTTTGCCGGCTCGTACCTCTTTGACGCTCATTGTGTGGATGTAACCGAGCGGGTTCATCGATTAGTAAAATTTGCTGATGAAAGTGGAAAGCCGATGAAGAAAAGGCTCTTTTCTACTTCGTGGCTTTGGCCGGCGGCATTGACCGGTTTGCTATTACTTCATTTAGCTGACCAGCGACTGCTTCTTACAACGCACGAGGCGATCGAGCATTTTGTCTGGATGATCCAATAG
- a CDS encoding BlaI/MecI/CopY family transcriptional regulator encodes MLSAKFRLRGNQRLSDVVLDSLGDLERRVMIEVRRLGESNVTSVNHAMHDAYAYTTVMTTLDRLYKKGLLDRRKDGRAFLYTAKHTVEELERGMAEDIIGRLFETSAGKVEPVLACIVDSVSERDMLLLDELERLVKEKRMELGKEE; translated from the coding sequence ATGCTCTCTGCAAAATTCAGGCTTCGCGGTAATCAGCGCCTTTCTGATGTTGTTCTTGATTCGCTGGGTGACCTTGAGCGTCGGGTGATGATCGAGGTGCGCCGGCTAGGTGAATCGAATGTGACGTCCGTCAATCATGCTATGCATGACGCTTATGCGTATACGACTGTAATGACGACACTCGACCGTCTCTACAAAAAAGGCCTCCTTGACCGCCGTAAAGATGGACGTGCTTTCTTATACACAGCTAAACATACCGTTGAAGAATTAGAACGCGGAATGGCGGAGGACATAATCGGCCGTCTTTTTGAGACAAGTGCGGGTAAAGTTGAGCCTGTACTTGCCTGTATAGTCGACTCTGTCAGCGAACGGGACATGCTCCTTCTAGATGAGCTTGAGCGGCTCGTAAAGGAAAAAAGGATGGAACTCGGTAAGGAGGAATAG
- a CDS encoding DUF4394 domain-containing protein has protein sequence MRKINGSIIALNRKAFLLLSVMLSLAVFGILTWRINAQRVTRGVKSVTTANRDLSGLSPAKLERYLLDQQHEAQMGPVTESAAQPDAPDAVQANPVIFAYDFFSDSLISFNANTPDVILSNIPVTGLDTANNEFVSSIDYRPLGGVLYGTASKGFPGTDRVVTINTTTGAVTSVAANTVPTTIDSFTGLDFNPTVDRIRQVGDADNNRRLNPIDGTLAGTDTTLAYVAGDPGFGASPNIVHVAYTNNTSTATTTTLYGIDSDRNTLVRIGGPNGTPSPNTGQVTTIGPLGVNPTAFGGFDIQQGTDLAYASLFVDSTPTLYRINLATGAATLLGVVGDGTLGIDGLAIPFSATGGSANLGITKTDGVASVAPGATTTYTIVASNAGPDPVVGATVTDTFPAGISGATWTCVAAGGGSCPAANGTGNISASVNLPSGGSVTFSVVATIAANATGTVVNTATVAAPAGVTDPTPGNNSATDTNTVAGVPTPTPTPTPAPTPTPTPTPAPTPTPTPTPTPTPTPAPTATPTPTPTPAPTATPTPTPTPTPTPTTFVAFSSATYRDDESQSAVITINRTGVTTGTSTVTFSTVAGGTATAGATCVTGADYQTTSQVVTFAANAASATVSVPLCGDLLVDVNETVNLSLTNASNGTGIIAPTTAVLTINDTANQFRNNAAISIIQGTAAGLYPSPINVTGATTNVFRVRVTLYDLYTANPDNLDVLLVSPTGAKYVVVGDVGGPAAITESGAVTLTLADFPAGVLPDAGPLVTGAFKPTTCETPVSNFPAPAPVGPYVEPGCVATRPAGQTLYGTFAGATANGVWNLYVRDDNGVARPLTPEVVNGEVKGGWGIELLPSTAAGVEVSGRVTTSDGRGVRNATVIMTDQYGIQRTAVTGSFGFYRFEDVEVGSSLVMSIKSRRYSFGTRVIQVFDTLSDLDFVAQE, from the coding sequence ATGAGAAAAATTAACGGGTCGATCATTGCTTTAAATCGTAAAGCATTTCTACTGCTCAGCGTGATGCTGAGCCTTGCGGTATTTGGCATCTTGACGTGGCGCATTAACGCGCAACGGGTCACGAGGGGAGTGAAGTCGGTAACGACGGCTAACAGAGATCTTTCAGGACTGTCACCGGCCAAGCTAGAGCGCTATCTGTTGGATCAGCAGCATGAAGCCCAGATGGGGCCTGTGACTGAATCGGCGGCGCAACCTGACGCACCGGATGCGGTTCAGGCTAACCCTGTGATCTTTGCTTATGATTTCTTTTCGGATAGCCTTATTAGCTTTAATGCGAACACTCCGGATGTTATCTTGTCGAATATTCCGGTTACGGGCCTCGACACCGCCAATAATGAGTTTGTTTCGAGCATCGATTATCGCCCTCTAGGTGGGGTGCTATACGGAACAGCAAGTAAAGGATTCCCGGGAACGGACCGTGTCGTGACGATCAACACTACGACGGGAGCGGTTACCTCGGTGGCGGCAAACACAGTACCTACCACTATAGACAGTTTTACCGGACTAGATTTTAACCCAACGGTTGACCGTATTCGTCAGGTTGGAGATGCCGACAACAATAGACGCCTCAACCCGATCGACGGAACGCTTGCCGGTACCGACACGACGCTTGCGTATGTCGCCGGCGACCCTGGATTTGGAGCAAGCCCAAATATTGTTCATGTGGCTTACACGAATAATACCTCGACGGCCACGACAACGACCTTGTACGGTATTGACTCAGACCGGAACACGCTTGTTCGGATCGGTGGCCCTAACGGCACACCTTCTCCAAACACTGGCCAGGTAACGACTATTGGACCGTTAGGTGTCAATCCGACGGCATTCGGCGGATTTGATATCCAGCAGGGTACCGATCTTGCTTACGCATCTCTTTTTGTTGACAGTACTCCGACTCTTTACAGGATCAACCTTGCAACCGGAGCGGCAACGCTACTTGGTGTGGTCGGTGACGGAACACTTGGAATCGATGGACTAGCGATCCCGTTCAGTGCAACGGGCGGTTCAGCCAATCTTGGTATCACGAAAACAGACGGTGTTGCCTCGGTAGCCCCTGGAGCAACAACAACCTACACGATCGTTGCATCGAATGCGGGCCCAGACCCGGTTGTTGGGGCCACCGTTACTGATACTTTTCCTGCGGGAATCTCCGGAGCTACATGGACATGTGTCGCGGCGGGAGGCGGTTCATGTCCTGCAGCTAATGGAACAGGAAATATTAGTGCTTCGGTGAATCTGCCTTCGGGAGGTTCAGTTACTTTTAGCGTCGTCGCGACGATCGCTGCGAATGCCACCGGTACGGTAGTAAATACGGCAACCGTTGCGGCACCTGCGGGCGTGACGGATCCGACCCCGGGAAATAATTCGGCGACGGATACGAACACGGTAGCGGGAGTTCCAACGCCAACCCCGACACCAACCCCGGCGCCAACTCCGACGCCAACCCCAACCCCGGCACCAACCCCGACGCCGACACCAACGCCGACACCGACACCGACACCGGCTCCGACCGCGACGCCGACGCCGACGCCGACGCCAGCACCTACGGCGACGCCGACACCAACGCCGACGCCGACGCCGACGCCGACAACTTTCGTTGCTTTCAGTTCGGCTACTTACCGTGACGATGAATCGCAGTCCGCGGTTATCACGATCAACCGAACGGGTGTTACAACCGGTACTTCGACGGTAACCTTCAGTACCGTGGCAGGTGGAACTGCGACCGCGGGAGCGACCTGCGTCACCGGTGCCGACTATCAGACGACCAGTCAGGTAGTTACTTTTGCTGCTAATGCGGCATCGGCTACCGTTTCGGTACCGTTGTGCGGAGACCTGCTTGTAGATGTTAATGAGACGGTGAATCTGTCGCTGACCAATGCTAGCAACGGAACGGGCATCATCGCTCCGACAACTGCCGTGCTTACGATAAACGACACGGCTAACCAGTTCCGTAATAATGCGGCGATCTCCATTATCCAGGGCACTGCTGCCGGGCTTTATCCGTCACCGATCAATGTAACGGGTGCAACGACGAATGTCTTTAGAGTACGCGTAACTTTGTATGATCTTTACACGGCGAATCCTGACAACCTTGACGTCCTTCTTGTCAGCCCGACGGGTGCCAAATATGTAGTTGTTGGCGACGTGGGCGGACCGGCGGCTATCACCGAGTCAGGAGCGGTCACACTGACACTCGCGGATTTCCCGGCTGGTGTACTTCCTGACGCAGGCCCGCTTGTTACAGGAGCATTCAAGCCAACTACTTGTGAAACACCGGTTTCTAACTTCCCGGCTCCAGCTCCGGTTGGGCCATATGTTGAACCAGGCTGCGTTGCGACGCGTCCTGCCGGACAGACATTGTACGGCACATTTGCGGGTGCAACAGCCAACGGGGTATGGAACCTTTATGTCCGTGATGACAATGGTGTAGCGCGGCCGCTTACGCCGGAAGTCGTCAATGGCGAAGTAAAAGGCGGTTGGGGAATCGAACTGCTGCCGTCAACGGCGGCAGGCGTCGAGGTCTCGGGCCGTGTTACGACGTCTGACGGCCGCGGTGTAAGAAACGCGACCGTAATAATGACCGATCAGTACGGCATACAGAGGACGGCCGTCACGGGTTCATTCGGTTTCTACCGCTTTGAGGACGTTGAAGTTGGTTCCTCGCTTGTAATGAGTATTAAATCCCGCCGTTACTCCTTTGGTACAAGGGTGATACAGGTATTCGATACTCTGTCAGACCTCGATTTTGTTGCTCAGGAATAA
- a CDS encoding MFS transporter → MAEPPTETSNGRWKRYRALPRNVLALSAVSLLNDTSSEIIYPLLPAFLALSLGASPFAIGLIEGFAESIASLLKLASGYFSDRFGSRKLPVFLGYSLAAVMRPFLAFVTTWPQVLVVRMADRVGKGIRGAPRDALIAESVPTGQRGFAFGFNRAADHLGAVFGPIAGFLLLLIFAADTKNPTISEYQQVFLFASVPVVIGLLIIAFVVREQPKSIEDTAPPPNLSLKGFDPNFKRFLVVIAVFTLSNSTDAFLLLRASDAGISPVVLPLLWMTLHFSKVVSSLVGGDLSDRFGRRTLIIVGWIIYAVVYIGFAFVSSAWQCWILFIIYGTYFGLTEGVEKAFVADMVPKEKRGTAYGLYNLAFGITVFPASLLFGLIWNHYGASTAFIFSSCVSILAVFMLMMVRSESRSYA, encoded by the coding sequence ATGGCCGAACCGCCTACCGAAACATCTAACGGCCGATGGAAGCGATACCGAGCCCTGCCGCGAAATGTTCTTGCTCTCAGCGCCGTCAGCCTTCTGAATGACACATCAAGCGAGATAATTTATCCACTCCTTCCAGCGTTCCTTGCCCTGAGCCTAGGAGCATCACCATTTGCCATCGGCCTTATCGAGGGGTTTGCAGAATCTATTGCGAGTCTATTAAAACTTGCCTCGGGATATTTCAGCGATCGTTTTGGATCGCGAAAACTTCCCGTCTTTCTCGGCTATTCCCTGGCCGCGGTCATGCGGCCGTTCCTGGCGTTTGTAACAACCTGGCCGCAGGTCCTCGTAGTTAGGATGGCAGATCGCGTCGGGAAGGGAATTCGCGGAGCTCCGCGAGATGCACTGATCGCGGAGAGCGTTCCGACGGGGCAGCGTGGGTTTGCTTTCGGATTCAATCGAGCCGCAGATCATCTTGGAGCTGTTTTTGGACCGATAGCGGGATTTTTATTGCTGCTCATTTTTGCAGCCGACACTAAGAATCCGACGATCAGTGAGTATCAGCAGGTTTTTCTGTTCGCGTCGGTGCCAGTTGTTATCGGCCTCCTCATAATTGCGTTCGTTGTTCGGGAACAGCCAAAGTCAATTGAAGATACGGCCCCGCCGCCAAATCTCTCGCTGAAAGGGTTTGATCCAAATTTCAAACGCTTCCTCGTTGTTATAGCTGTTTTTACATTGTCGAATTCGACTGATGCATTTCTCCTCCTGCGAGCCTCAGATGCGGGAATATCGCCGGTTGTCCTTCCGCTTTTGTGGATGACACTTCATTTCAGCAAGGTTGTCAGCTCACTGGTCGGCGGTGATCTGTCCGATCGGTTCGGCCGCAGGACACTAATTATTGTTGGGTGGATAATCTACGCCGTGGTTTATATCGGGTTTGCTTTTGTGAGCTCGGCATGGCAATGCTGGATTTTGTTTATCATATATGGAACGTACTTCGGTCTGACCGAAGGCGTTGAAAAGGCTTTTGTCGCCGACATGGTTCCGAAAGAAAAGCGCGGTACCGCATACGGACTTTACAACCTTGCTTTCGGGATTACGGTTTTTCCTGCCTCGCTCTTATTCGGCTTGATCTGGAACCACTATGGAGCGTCAACTGCATTTATTTTTAGCTCTTGCGTATCGATTCTCGCAGTTTTTATGTTGATGATGGTCAGATCGGAATCCCGATCCTATGCCTGA
- a CDS encoding DNA gyrase inhibitor YacG produces the protein MPIVKCPHCGRETEFTGNEFRPFCSERCKLLDFGAWADEEFAIPSETETLSDEDIDAIEKASEDRSI, from the coding sequence ATGCCAATCGTGAAGTGCCCGCATTGCGGGCGGGAAACAGAATTTACCGGTAACGAGTTCCGCCCGTTTTGTTCGGAGCGGTGCAAACTGCTTGATTTTGGTGCCTGGGCCGATGAGGAGTTTGCTATACCAAGCGAAACCGAGACCTTATCGGACGAAGATATAGACGCCATTGAAAAAGCGTCCGAAGATCGAAGTATATGA
- a CDS encoding site-2 protease family protein, whose protein sequence is MTEPDKIEQQYYYERPSMRPTTRTWIKHILLLGVTFCTVTISGSLFPFGPYQTLPEADPQNLQEFLQLLLALPAKYAFLISDAVNALFTVPGHLQYGLSFSLSLLFILISHEMGHYVACRLYRVDATLPFFIPTPPMIGPAGTFGAFIKILSPMPSRRAVFDIGVAGPIAGFIALLPIAVLGIATMEPALPEQLANPSGLAFSDPLLMRLLGAAFGQDPAFGVGNAFYFAAWVGLLVTALNLIPSGQLDGGHAIYAVFGEKVHYWTGRIAFPVMATLSVFGLYLYGSPSGFLIAIILGIMMRIKHPRPIDETPLDLKRKLVAFLTLVIFFLCFVPFPIQIN, encoded by the coding sequence ATGACCGAACCAGACAAGATCGAGCAGCAGTATTACTACGAACGGCCATCAATGAGGCCGACAACTCGTACCTGGATCAAGCATATTCTGCTTCTCGGTGTTACGTTTTGCACGGTAACGATCTCTGGTTCGCTCTTTCCGTTTGGCCCGTATCAGACACTGCCGGAAGCCGATCCACAAAACCTCCAGGAGTTTTTACAGCTGCTTCTGGCACTTCCGGCGAAGTATGCATTTCTGATCAGCGATGCAGTTAATGCCCTGTTCACCGTTCCTGGCCATCTTCAATATGGACTCAGCTTCTCGCTGTCTCTTCTCTTTATTCTGATCAGCCACGAAATGGGCCACTATGTAGCATGCAGGCTATATCGAGTGGACGCGACGCTCCCATTCTTTATTCCAACACCGCCGATGATCGGGCCGGCTGGAACTTTTGGGGCGTTCATCAAGATCCTGTCTCCGATGCCCTCGAGGCGGGCCGTTTTTGATATAGGTGTCGCAGGGCCGATCGCGGGATTCATAGCTCTACTGCCCATTGCGGTACTTGGCATCGCGACAATGGAGCCGGCGCTGCCGGAACAGCTTGCGAATCCAAGCGGACTGGCGTTTTCAGATCCGCTGCTGATGAGGTTATTAGGAGCGGCGTTTGGACAGGATCCGGCATTTGGCGTTGGAAATGCCTTCTATTTCGCCGCGTGGGTGGGCCTGCTTGTCACCGCCCTGAATCTTATTCCGTCCGGGCAACTCGACGGTGGCCACGCGATATATGCGGTCTTCGGGGAAAAGGTACATTACTGGACCGGCCGCATTGCGTTTCCGGTCATGGCAACTTTGTCAGTTTTTGGGCTTTATTTGTATGGCAGTCCGAGCGGTTTTCTTATTGCGATCATTCTCGGGATAATGATGCGTATAAAGCACCCGCGGCCAATTGACGAGACCCCGCTTGACCTAAAACGGAAGCTGGTCGCGTTTCTGACGCTGGTAATCTTTTTTCTTTGCTTCGTCCCGTTCCCGATCCAGATCAATTAG
- a CDS encoding integration host factor subunit beta, whose protein sequence is MIKLDIVNLVADRTGVPKQKAEQVVDSLFDAMKDALANGKRIELRGFGVFVVKARKRGVGRNPRTGKEVPIPAGKTIRFKPGKELSAKAVD, encoded by the coding sequence ATGATCAAGCTTGACATTGTTAATCTCGTCGCAGACCGAACGGGCGTCCCAAAGCAGAAAGCAGAACAGGTGGTTGATTCGCTATTTGATGCGATGAAGGATGCATTGGCCAATGGCAAGCGCATCGAATTGCGTGGGTTCGGCGTCTTCGTCGTGAAAGCTCGAAAGCGCGGTGTCGGCCGAAACCCAAGAACCGGAAAAGAAGTCCCGATTCCGGCAGGCAAGACCATCAGATTTAAGCCAGGAAAGGAGCTTTCAGCCAAGGCGGTCGATTAG
- a CDS encoding riboflavin synthase gives MFTGLIEELGTIENLSPHAGGVRIVVSANLVTSDLVNGDSVSVNGVCLTALEPSPRSFAADMSPETLERTTLGRLAAGSRVNLERAVTPATRLGGHIVQGHVDGRGKFISAESEGDFWTVRIGFAPNLARYFVHKGSVTVEGISLTIAALEESHFDIAIIPKTWEMTNLSTLKPNDDVNLEADVIAKYVERMLSLREL, from the coding sequence ATGTTTACCGGACTGATAGAAGAACTTGGAACCATCGAGAACCTGTCGCCGCACGCCGGAGGCGTGCGGATCGTAGTCTCCGCCAATTTGGTCACCTCTGACCTTGTCAACGGCGATTCGGTCTCGGTCAACGGCGTCTGTTTAACGGCATTGGAACCGTCGCCGAGATCGTTTGCCGCGGATATGTCACCGGAAACTCTCGAACGCACGACCCTTGGACGCCTTGCGGCCGGTTCCAGGGTAAATCTCGAACGCGCCGTCACGCCTGCGACCCGTCTAGGAGGCCATATAGTTCAGGGCCACGTCGATGGAAGAGGAAAGTTCATTTCGGCTGAATCGGAAGGTGATTTCTGGACGGTGAGGATCGGTTTTGCGCCGAACCTCGCCCGCTATTTCGTCCACAAAGGCTCCGTCACCGTAGAAGGGATCTCGCTAACGATCGCAGCCCTCGAAGAAAGTCATTTCGACATCGCGATCATCCCAAAAACATGGGAGATGACCAATCTCTCGACTCTAAAACCAAACGATGACGTCAACCTCGAGGCTGACGTCATCGCAAAATATGTTGAGCGAATGTTAAGTCTACGCGAACTATGA
- the eda gene encoding bifunctional 4-hydroxy-2-oxoglutarate aldolase/2-dehydro-3-deoxy-phosphogluconate aldolase: MTKAEIVKQIEDVGLVPVVRASSADEAMQVIEAIKAGGVNVLEITMTVPGAVRVIEKVADKYGSEVLVGAGTVLDPETARACLLAGAQFIVSPALNLDTIALCHRYSAPICPGVLTPTEVITAWSAGVDFVKVFPCGSVGGASYVKNLKGPFPQVKIIPTGGVSLKTAADFIKAGASALGVGTDLVDVKAIREGNAHIVTERAAIH, from the coding sequence ATGACTAAAGCAGAAATTGTAAAGCAGATCGAAGATGTCGGCCTCGTGCCGGTCGTGCGGGCTTCGTCGGCCGATGAGGCGATGCAGGTGATCGAGGCGATCAAGGCTGGTGGCGTTAACGTGCTTGAGATCACGATGACCGTGCCCGGTGCCGTGCGAGTGATCGAGAAGGTCGCGGATAAATACGGCAGTGAAGTACTTGTCGGTGCGGGAACAGTGCTCGACCCTGAAACGGCACGAGCCTGTTTGTTGGCTGGAGCTCAGTTCATTGTCAGCCCGGCTCTGAACCTCGACACGATCGCCTTGTGCCATCGATACAGTGCTCCGATCTGTCCGGGTGTTCTGACACCGACAGAGGTCATCACGGCGTGGAGTGCGGGTGTGGATTTTGTAAAGGTTTTCCCTTGCGGTTCGGTCGGCGGTGCGAGCTACGTCAAGAATCTAAAAGGCCCTTTCCCGCAGGTCAAGATCATTCCGACCGGCGGCGTTTCGCTCAAGACTGCGGCGGATTTTATCAAGGCCGGAGCCTCGGCACTCGGTGTTGGCACTGATCTCGTGGATGTCAAAGCTATTCGCGAAGGAAACGCCCACATTGTCACCGAACGCGCAGCAATTCATTGA
- a CDS encoding sugar kinase yields MLKIKLKDECKWDIVSLGEVMLRLDPGDKRIHTTRSFEVWEGGGEYNVARGLKRCFGLDAAIVTALADNPIGRLVQDLMYQGGVDQSHVKWVKYDGVGRTVRNGMNFTERGFGVRAALGCSDRGNTAVSQLKKGDIDWEKIFGEEGARWLHTGGIFCALSESTPEVAKEAMQVAKKYGTIISYDLNYRDSLWKAIGGQAKAQEVNRDLAQYVDVMIGNEEDFTACLGYEVEGQDEHHSKLDIVNFEKMIRRAVADFPNFAVAATTLRNAKTASVNDWGAVCFTEGQLFQAIMRPDLDIFDRVGGGDSFASGLIYGFLTGESPEWAVNCGAAHGALAMTTPGDTTTVGLSDVLRVMKGGGARVAR; encoded by the coding sequence ATGTTAAAGATCAAATTAAAAGATGAATGTAAATGGGACATCGTTTCCCTTGGCGAGGTAATGCTGCGGCTCGATCCCGGCGATAAGCGTATTCATACGACGCGGTCGTTCGAGGTGTGGGAAGGCGGGGGTGAATACAACGTGGCTCGCGGATTAAAGCGATGTTTCGGGCTTGATGCGGCGATCGTAACGGCGCTCGCCGACAATCCGATCGGTCGATTAGTCCAGGACCTTATGTATCAGGGAGGCGTCGATCAATCGCACGTCAAATGGGTCAAATATGACGGCGTCGGGCGCACCGTGCGAAACGGCATGAATTTCACCGAACGCGGGTTCGGCGTTCGTGCCGCTCTCGGCTGTTCAGATCGAGGAAATACGGCAGTTTCGCAGCTCAAGAAGGGCGATATCGACTGGGAAAAGATATTTGGTGAGGAAGGTGCCCGTTGGCTGCACACCGGCGGTATTTTCTGTGCATTGTCAGAATCCACACCCGAAGTTGCCAAGGAAGCGATGCAGGTCGCGAAGAAATACGGCACGATCATTTCTTACGACCTCAACTATCGCGACTCGCTCTGGAAAGCCATCGGCGGCCAGGCAAAAGCGCAGGAAGTAAATCGTGATCTCGCTCAGTACGTTGATGTGATGATCGGCAACGAGGAAGATTTCACCGCGTGCCTCGGCTACGAGGTCGAGGGGCAGGACGAGCATCATTCGAAGCTCGACATCGTTAATTTCGAGAAAATGATCCGCCGTGCAGTTGCAGATTTTCCGAATTTTGCGGTTGCGGCGACTACGCTACGTAACGCTAAAACAGCATCGGTAAATGATTGGGGAGCCGTCTGTTTCACTGAAGGCCAGCTTTTCCAAGCGATAATGCGGCCTGATCTCGACATCTTCGACCGCGTCGGCGGCGGTGATTCGTTTGCCTCGGGGCTGATCTACGGTTTCCTCACCGGTGAATCACCGGAATGGGCAGTCAATTGCGGTGCGGCACACGGAGCTCTGGCGATGACAACGCCAGGCGATACCACGACAGTCGGACTGTCTGACGTTCTTAGAGTAATGAAAGGCGGCGGAGCGAGAGTCGCAAGATAA
- the kduD gene encoding 2-dehydro-3-deoxy-D-gluconate 5-dehydrogenase KduD, with protein MLDKFKLDGKIALVTGASVGLGQGMALALAEAGANVACHCLADGQADETVAAIEKMGRRAVLIAGDMSDKETPKRVVADVIAAFGRIDILINNAGMIRRTPAVDFSEEDWSTVIEVNLSSVFRTSQAAGRHMIEQGGGKIVNIASLLSFQGGITVPAYTASKSGVAGVTKALANEWAKHNVNVNAIAPGYMATDNTTALRADETRNRQILERIPAGRWGSPDDLAGTAVFLSSAASDYLQGHIVVVDGGWMAR; from the coding sequence ATTTTAGATAAATTCAAACTTGACGGCAAGATAGCGCTCGTAACCGGAGCCTCGGTCGGCCTCGGGCAAGGAATGGCTTTGGCGCTTGCTGAGGCTGGAGCCAATGTTGCTTGTCACTGTCTAGCTGACGGTCAAGCTGATGAAACTGTTGCCGCGATCGAAAAAATGGGACGGCGAGCGGTTTTGATAGCCGGCGATATGTCTGATAAAGAGACGCCGAAACGCGTCGTTGCAGATGTTATCGCCGCTTTTGGCCGGATCGATATTCTGATAAATAACGCTGGTATGATCCGCCGCACGCCGGCGGTCGATTTTAGTGAGGAAGATTGGTCGACGGTGATCGAAGTTAATCTATCAAGCGTTTTTCGAACCTCGCAGGCCGCGGGACGGCACATGATCGAGCAGGGTGGTGGAAAGATAGTTAATATTGCGTCGCTGCTTTCATTTCAGGGCGGTATCACGGTTCCGGCTTATACCGCTTCGAAATCGGGTGTCGCCGGTGTGACAAAAGCACTAGCAAACGAATGGGCCAAGCATAATGTGAATGTTAACGCGATCGCTCCGGGCTACATGGCGACGGACAATACGACTGCTTTGAGGGCCGACGAAACCCGTAATCGGCAGATACTCGAACGCATCCCGGCCGGCCGTTGGGGTTCGCCTGACGATCTTGCAGGAACAGCAGTTTTCCTTTCTTCGGCCGCCAGTGATTATTTACAGGGCCACATTGTAGTTGTTGATGGCGGATGGATGGCAAGGTGA